GGCAAACACTCTCACGCTTAACTACTGTCAGTGTCTACTGCGCATGGGGGAATACTATGAGGTCATCGAGCACACGTCTGACATCATCAACCAGCATCCAGGTGAATTTTAGTCCTAGTCTGAGCACAGAACACCATACAAATTAACAAGATATCATCTGTACTATGCAAGTATTATGTAACAGCAAAAGTCACTTTTTAATGTGTGTACAGAATAGCAGTTAGACTCCAGATGTTTTGAGACACATTATGCACTCCAGTACAAAATGGTGAATGCTGTGTAGGAGTGATGAAGGCCTTCTACCTGCGGGGAAAAGCCCACATGGAGGTGTGGGACGAGGCCGAGGCCAGAGCGGACTTTCAGAGGGTGCTGGACCTGGACCCAGGTATGAAGAAGGTAGTCAATAAGGATCTGGCAGTGCTAACCATGAGAAtggaggagaagaaagaggagGACAGACTGAAATATAAGGGCATGTTCACAACTCCAGGTGAGCAAAAAAACCCTGGACAAACCATGACAGATAATATGAACACAGAATGTCTCGAACAAGCAGCTGCAGAGCTCGTATCTCCAGAGCAGAAACATCAAGAGAAAGAAACTGCAGAACAAAGTAATCCAAAGCAAACGTACCCAGAACAAGAAATTACAGAACAAGAAACTCCACAGCAACAAAGTGCAGATCAAGAAATTCTGCAACAAGAAAATTCAGAGCCAACATATCCAGAGCAAGAAACTACTGAAGAAGAAAGTACTAAAGAAGAAACTACTGAAGAAGAAACTACTGAAGAAGAAAGTACTGAAGAAGAAAGTACTAAAGAAGAAACTACTGAAGAAGAAAGTACTGAAGAAGAAAGTACTGAAGAAGAAAGTACTGAAGAAGAAAGTACTGAAGAAGAAAGTCCGACACAAACAGCTCCAGCTCCGGTGATCTCAGAGTAAATAACTTGGGCTCAAACGAATGAGGAAAAAGCAACACCACAACCACTAAGATCTGAACCAGAGTCTCCTGTCAATGATGTGACCCTGGTCCTCAACTGAGCACGGACAAGACGTATCCCACAATTCAGCTGTGTACTCTGTGTAATCTGTTGTAATAGTTCAAATAAAATGCGGTAGTGTGCAGAGTAGAAATTAAAACCTGATTATTGATGActcaatacatatatatatatatatatatatatatatatatatatatatatatatatatatatatatatatatatatatatatatatgacgcATAGTAGACTGTCATAGTATATTTTTGCGAATTGCAAATTGATTGACTGTAGCAGTCTTTGTAACAACCAGCTTACATATCTGTATCATTACATGTAGTCTTGCAATAAGACACTTCCAGACTTCCACTGTGTGGCGGTGGCGTCCACACGACCTGTTGTTTGCGTGTTGCTGCTGGGTCCCACGTGTTGTATATTTTTGGTTTGATGCCACGTCCATACGCCATGTGTTGAGTCACACTTGAGGAACATTTGTGCTCGCATGTCCTGTTGTCAGTAATTGGTGTTACGAGGGCTTTATATTGTACTTATGGTTTTATGCGTatgttattttttttgtttcattaaACTCTTCCATTGGAGATACGTTTAGATCCATGTTTACGTCCTTCTTGCCCAAACTACACTAGTTCTACAGCTAGCATTGGTAGCATAGCTCTTTACCCACCCATCAAAACTTCAAATGGAGACATTTTTGTGGCTGCGCTGGGAGTTTTGTGTATTTCACAGGGGACAGCTGAGAAGTCGACCTGCTTCTTGAGCTGTTATGCTCAGTCTGCTCTTTAGCGTGTGATTAGTGTCCTCTACAGTACCTGAGGATCGAGCGTGATCAGGAATGTGGAACTAATCAATAGCTACTGTCACTTTGATGTGAAGGTGTAACTGTTAATTGAAGCAATTTCATGTGTCAGAATGATTTCCTTTGACAAAACAAAATTCTCTAAACTCTCCACCCGGCGCAATGAGAGACACCCTATATGCACAAGACAAAGGGAGACAGGATTGACGGGGCAAACCGTCCTTGTGGGCATCTGATCAACTCTTCTGTGCCCTTTCAACAGTGCTGTGTCCCAGAATGCCTCATCTTCACCTGATGCGGACGGCTGTAGCACAACTAGCTCAGTGAAAGTCTCACTGAGCTCATGTGAAAACAACGAGCAGGTGCAGCTATTCTCAGACGGATAAGGACAGACTGAGCCCTCTTTAGGAGCTCCTGCTGAGTCAGCGAGATACTTACCTGCTTGTTCGTCGCTCACAGTTGGAGTCTCATGTCCCTTTATCGTGTCGATTGCTAAATGACTGAGAAGCAAACATGCCTGCAGTAAGTCTGCAATGAGAGTTTAACATGATGTGGTCTTACCGTCTACCGACTTAAGCCCTGTTTGTGACCAGATTCATCCAAAGTCGTATACAACGCCAAACGCATATGGACTATTTGTGTAAATAGTGACAGGATTGTCCTTGAATGTCGTCCTTGAGTATATGCACGAATCAGAGCAACCAGTTTGGCTGCTTGGGCTGAGGAGAAAGGCAGTGAGTATTTACATCTGGAAGCGTAGCTACATACACACCATCACCCAGTGTGGAGCATGAGCCGTCAACAAAAGCACGTGAAGCATGCTCCATGCCAGTGGATGCTAAATCATGCATGACGTGTGCGTGGATTGTTGATGGATAGTCGTgttcctaaccctaaaccctaaaccctaaccctagattacTTGTGTCACTTATGCAAAttaccaccccctcccctccgctTAGCAAACTGGATTAACTGGGGTGTTATAAGGACACACAGTGGGTGTCACAACCCCTCGTGCCAACAGAGGATGCTGGCAATACCAGCTGACGTTTCAAGTGAGAGTGGTTGTGGCCTACCTGACCCTGCATGTTTAATGTGGGACCAGACACACTTGTCTAATGGTGAGTTAGGAATAATCACTTATCAATGCTGAAAATGTATACTGGGAACACGAATGCAAATGATATGCAGATATTAGGTCTGTAGCACCCTGCTAACTCACTGAACTATTTGGTGTTAATTGGTACAGAGACTGTGTCCCATTAACCCTAGAACGCCAACGCCAGGTGATTTTCACCCATACAATTTTTGTCATGTGATTTTCATCGTGTTGCTGCTGTCTGAGTTGCATGGGACTTTGTGTGCTTCTAATTGATGTCACTAATTTTCACCCAGCGTTAGTGATAGAGGGTAACATATTTTATGGGTGGAGTTTACATGGTGTTAGTGACAGGACTTTTACCAGACAGGGCTCACATGTCCCAGGAATAGGGggaccaaacaccaagttcccaGCAGCATTATTTCATTTGTTAGGACATTACCTGTTAAGGGTTCCCCGATTTTACAATAATGTTTCTGTTTTTTTATAGGGTCATCCATGATAccgttttaaatgttttagtgATGATGTATGTTGTACAATTAAAGAAGGGTTTCAAAACTTGTCGTACAGTGTTGTATATTTTATCTGGAATTTTATACCAGGTAAAATATACCCAACGTTAGTGATGGTGTTACTAATAGTGTTCTAGGGGTTAAGAAAGGAAAAGGTGGCCCAGTGTCATCCAGAAAACTGCAGTTTATTTATTCTGTGCATAGctgtgtcattgtgaactgtgGGCAGTTCTGAATACAAATGGCTTGTGTTTTCTGAGAGCACTGAGGATAAATGGGGTGTGTTTGTTGGGGATCTAGCCACTGGATGGTTTTGTTTCTGTGCATTTATATTCCATGGCTTTGTAAATATATCCCACTCCAGGGCTAACCACTTGTGTCCTTGCATTAGGTGTTTTGTATCCTGAGATTAGGTGTTTTGTATCCTGAGATTAGGTGTTTTGTATCCTGAGATTATGTTTTACAAGACTTCCCCTCGTTTCAGAGAACAAAGAGCACAGGCAGGGTTGAAACATTCTCCTACCCAGAATACCTGAGACTTTCTATTTATGGATCACAAATAAGAATGAGCTCCATCCATTGTGAGATCCCACCTTACAATACAGAGAGAGGTGGATTCTTCCCAGCATGAAAATGGTTTGAAAGAAGATCGAGGCATCCTATTTATGGTTTGGAAACAAATTCTTTTCAACAGGAAACAACCTGAACAATTTACAAAAAAACATGCCAGTCAGGAGGTCGAACACAATGTAgaataaaatataattttacTGACCTCCATCTGACGATCCAGGACAAGAATCCACAATTCTAAAAGTTCTTTAGGTTCCTGTTCAGTTGCAGTGCTGCAGGCCCATTTATCTGCAGTCTGTTCTCTCTAGGAGATCAGAGAACAACCCAAACCAGTTGACCAGTTGAAATCACAGAAGCTCTACTTCATTAGCGGCTGAGGAAAAGGTATTTGAAGGGTTGAGATGTTTGAGGAGAAAAGGAAAATGGTGCAAGGAAGGGAAAGCAGGGTGTGTTTTGTGTGAGGAGAGTcacaggagagtgtgtgagaaggtCATAGGTCATAGTGGTGTCAAGGAATAGAGCTTATTGGGAGTAGCTGGGCCGCTAGCCAACTATCCAACTGCTGCCATTGTTATAAGTTCTATTGATACAAGTGAAATCTGTACAAGTACAATGAAGCACAATGTGAAATCAGAGAGGGAAGTTAATTCGACACAGAGAACGTGGAGGAGTCTGTGCCTGAAAAAAACATGAATGTCTTCATTCTAGACTAACTAAGAAACTGATTAGTAACAAtaagaatttaattttatttttatttattcagcCTTAGTTGTCACCATGAACACTGCCATCATATATAGATGATATCACAGATGCTAGTAAGGCTAGATGTTCTGTGGACCCAAATGTCACCACGGCTGTAGTGTTACTGCAGTATATCCTAAGCAAAGCGAAACAGTGCTCAGTTCAGTGGTTGGTCTGCTATAGTACAAATGAGCTAATTCAGCTAATGAGTTTATCAAGTGTTTTACTGTAGTCATCTTTGTTGGAGCAGGGGCGTGTCAGGACTGGATACTTGTTTCTGGATAAAAGGAAAGTCCTACCAAAAGCCTCTGAAATCTGGTGTGAATACAAAAGATATTTTAGCTTGcaaaaaaaatctttgaaaagaaaaaaaccctaTAAACCTTCCATTAGTACAAGCTTGGTGCATGTTTTGTATTTATTGCTCAGTCCAGTTTACTCACAGCCTCCTTCATTTTCGCATCCCAGACCAAGGAATCATATGACCGTTAAATAACAGTTGGTTTTCTTCATTTGTGGTTAGTAGGTGAATAATGGGTCAATTCTTCCAAACTTTCTTTGTCACAAGGAATATTGAACTCTGGAAGCAGAgcagaatatatatttttaataccagtgtaagagaaataaaataaaatttaatttaatttaattttttaacTATAGTCTACAGAAACTATATAAAGTTCCTCTTTCATTTTAAGAACGTGGGGATCATATAACTCCCCGACACCCCCCCCAAGTTACTCTCCTCGTTAAGATTAATATTTTAATGACAAACATAATGTCACGCTCGCTGCAGTGCCACACAGAAACCCTGCTCTGATGCACGGTGATGTCGCAGCGTCCCATGAGAGCGCGCGAGAAGTGAAAGTGCAGCGCGCGCAGGGAGCCCGCGCAGGGAGCCCGCGCGGAGCAGCACGCTCGAGACGCCCCATCACACGGGTGCTGATGCTGATGGGAGGAACACCGCACTGAACGATCCTGCCACTGATCAGATGAAGCAGTCGCTCCGGTGCGGCAGAATAACACAACCAAAGCACGGCTCGGTGCAGTTCCGCTCTGTGTTTGGATTTGTAAACGCAAAAAGTGACTTTTTTTGTTTCTCTGAACCCACTTCAGAGCGTGTGGCGAAGACACCGCGAATCCTACACGTTCAGTGAATGATTTGCGCTTCTCTGGTTTAGTTCTATGGGGAGAGCGGGTGAACGTCCTGAAACAGAACCTGGTGGATTGCATACAACTACGGAACTGAAGCAAATTTAAGAAAGAAGAATGACCATCTCAAAATCCAAAAGTATCGAGTTTCTTTTATCTCCAGTTTCTAATGGGTGTAACTGATTCTTTGTTATTTTAACGCAATTTAGAGCATCTAGTTGATGCTTAGAGACATTTTCATTAGAAGGGTTAGTTTGGCAGGGAATTAGACAAAATAGGTGAGAGACAGCGGCTGTAAAATATTCTTGAACTGCAAATAATGGGAGTTTAGCACCGTCACTTTACTTTGAAATAGACTACTTCATACAACACGGGAGTTTCTCAAAGATACCCACTTTGGATCTGAAGAATGGCAATAAACACAGATACTGAGTTTGATCTGGGAGAACGCAGCAACCTGGGGGAAGTCAGCGCGCGACCCGCCGAGTCCCAGGAGACCGAAAAACTTCTCAGCGCCACCATCACCGAACCCGCCGCTGGTGGGAATGGTATCAAGACATCGACTTCCTTCACAGTCAATACTGGAAATGACAAAGTCCTAGATGGGGACAAAAACGGCCACGGGGTACCGCTACGGTCCGGATCGGCGGGGCAACTCGGATCGGCCCAACTCTCGCCG
This sequence is a window from Brachyhypopomus gauderio isolate BG-103 chromosome 16, BGAUD_0.2, whole genome shotgun sequence. Protein-coding genes within it:
- the aipl1 gene encoding aryl-hydrocarbon-interacting protein-like 1 isoform X1 translates to MEDSLLLGVEGVKKTILHGGTNDIPKFVTGSKVTFHFRTALCNDERTVLDDSRQVGVPMELVIGNMFKLDVWETLLRSMRVGEVAEFWCDIIHTGLYPMVAKSLRRIAEGKDPVDWHVHTCGLANMFAYHSLGYEDLDELQKEPQPLIFILELLKVQQPSEYERESWALSDAERLRAVPVCHAQGNRLYKQGRFQEATRKYKEGILCIKNVQSKEKAWEAPWLKMEKMANTLTLNYCQCLLRMGEYYEVIEHTSDIINQHPGVMKAFYLRGKAHMEVWDEAEARADFQRVLDLDPGMKKVVNKDLAVLTMRMEEKKEEDRLKYKGMFTTPGEQKNPGQTMTDNMNTECLEQAAAELVSPEQKHQEKETAEQSNPKQTYPEQEITEQETPQQQSADQEILQQENSEPTYPEQETTEEESTKEETTEEETTEEESTEEESTKEETTEEESTEEESTEEESTEEESTEEESPTQTAPAPVISE